From the genome of Halomonas sp. 1513, one region includes:
- a CDS encoding hydroxymethylglutaryl-CoA lyase (catalyzes the formation of acetoacetate and acetyl-CoA from 3-hydroxy-3-methylglutaryl-CoA) has translation MPFPTHVRLVEVGPRDGLQNEPKPIATATKLELIDRLAAAGISYIEAASFVSPKWVPQMADHRQVMTGLNRKPGVTYAALTPNLKGLEAALECGVEEVAVFGAASEAFSQKNINCSVAESLARFEPVLDRAQQAKVRVRGYVSCVLGCPYEGEISPAKVAEVSKALYEMGCYEVSLGDTIGVGTPLTAKRMLEAVSRDIPMDKLAAHFHDTYGQALANLYAVLEEGIGVIDSSVAGLGGCPYAKGASGNVASEDVVYLLNGLGIDTGIDLNTLAETGTWITQTIGRPNRSKVGVALAAK, from the coding sequence ATGCCCTTCCCAACACACGTCCGCCTGGTCGAGGTCGGCCCCCGCGACGGCCTGCAGAACGAGCCAAAACCGATCGCCACGGCCACCAAGCTCGAACTGATCGACAGGCTCGCCGCCGCCGGCATCTCCTATATCGAAGCCGCCAGCTTCGTCTCGCCCAAGTGGGTGCCGCAGATGGCCGACCACCGCCAGGTGATGACCGGCCTCAATCGCAAGCCGGGCGTGACCTACGCCGCCCTCACCCCCAACCTCAAGGGGCTGGAAGCGGCACTCGAATGCGGCGTCGAGGAAGTGGCGGTATTCGGCGCCGCAAGCGAGGCCTTCTCGCAGAAAAACATCAACTGCTCGGTGGCCGAATCCCTGGCGCGCTTCGAGCCCGTGCTGGATCGGGCCCAGCAAGCCAAGGTGCGCGTGCGCGGCTACGTCTCCTGCGTGCTCGGCTGCCCCTATGAAGGCGAGATCTCCCCGGCCAAGGTGGCAGAGGTGAGCAAGGCGCTGTATGAGATGGGCTGCTATGAAGTGTCGCTGGGCGACACCATCGGCGTCGGCACGCCCCTCACCGCCAAGCGCATGCTCGAGGCGGTGAGCCGCGACATCCCTATGGATAAGCTCGCCGCCCACTTCCACGACACTTACGGCCAAGCGCTGGCCAACCTCTACGCCGTGCTGGAAGAAGGCATCGGCGTAATCGACAGCTCCGTGGCCGGCCTCGGCGGCTGCCCCTACGCCAAGGGCGCCTCCGGCAACGTCGCCAGTGAAGACGTCGTCTACCTGCTCAACGGCCTCGGCATCGACACCGGCATCGACCTGAACACGCTCGCCGAGACCGGCACCTGGATCACCCAGACCATCGGGCGGCCCAACCGCTCCAAGGTAGGCGTGGCACTGGCAGCGAAATAA
- a CDS encoding phosphoribosyl-AMP cyclohydrolase: protein MKLKTLVTATALGLGLGTASLTNATEVTHLGGDITEEQVLEAQRAWGDALVAISNTYEAEGIEAASALAEEIIASAYGHDIGPVLFKPTLAAAPQTFRTTPEGTLAYFVGHSDEYSEDSGFALNGWEEVTIDNAAIFISGDTALTMGNVSILDADGNTTTVDKTWGFHLDDGDLRIVLHHSSLPFTDDE, encoded by the coding sequence ATGAAACTCAAGACACTGGTTACCGCCACGGCACTCGGACTTGGTCTTGGCACTGCAAGTCTGACCAATGCCACCGAGGTGACCCATCTAGGCGGCGATATCACCGAGGAACAAGTGCTTGAAGCTCAGCGGGCCTGGGGCGATGCGCTGGTCGCCATCTCCAACACCTACGAAGCAGAGGGGATCGAAGCCGCCAGCGCACTGGCCGAGGAGATCATCGCCAGCGCCTACGGACACGATATCGGACCTGTACTCTTCAAGCCGACCCTGGCCGCGGCACCGCAAACCTTCCGCACCACGCCTGAGGGCACCCTGGCCTACTTTGTCGGCCACAGCGATGAGTACAGTGAAGACAGCGGCTTTGCCCTGAATGGCTGGGAGGAAGTCACCATCGACAACGCCGCTATCTTCATCAGCGGCGACACGGCGCTGACCATGGGCAACGTCTCGATACTGGATGCCGACGGCAATACCACCACCGTGGACAAGACCTGGGGCTTCCACCTGGACGACGGCGACCTGCGCATCGTGCTGCACCACTCCTCCCTGCCCTTTACCGACGACGAGTAA
- a CDS encoding N-acetyltransferase yields MIRNFIASDMDSVLNIWLESSAKAHDFVDRAFWESKLDDMRNIYIPASETYVYKSGSEVKGFFSLHGDTLAAIFVAPCCQGEGIGQALMSKAKSLRERITLDVYKENQKTVDFYKCCGFRVVSEKTDPHTGHAELVMEFHSC; encoded by the coding sequence ATGATCCGTAATTTTATCGCTTCGGATATGGATAGTGTGCTGAATATCTGGCTAGAATCCTCGGCCAAGGCGCACGACTTTGTCGATCGTGCGTTTTGGGAATCCAAGCTGGATGATATGAGAAACATCTATATACCAGCCTCAGAGACTTACGTGTACAAATCGGGCAGTGAGGTGAAGGGTTTTTTCTCGCTGCACGGCGATACGCTGGCGGCTATCTTCGTGGCTCCTTGCTGCCAGGGAGAAGGCATTGGCCAGGCTCTGATGTCAAAAGCCAAATCGCTCCGTGAGCGTATTACCTTAGACGTTTACAAGGAGAACCAGAAAACCGTGGACTTCTATAAGTGCTGTGGTTTTCGGGTAGTATCCGAAAAAACGGACCCACATACCGGGCATGCTGAGTTGGTGATGGAGTTTCACTCATGCTAG
- a CDS encoding TetR family transcriptional regulator, giving the protein MPYSTNHKAKSRERILKSAIELFSRKGFEKASIGQIMKLAKMTHGAFYAHFSSKEALYHASVRETLENSRAARLVKGPLSVKHLTELVANCWNLQELERKCKPGPETVLFNEIGNENAEVRTLFEASYLRMKKMLETRLTALSRLKKLPFEPDREVVADKARVILASLVGAVAIAKSLPGEQERQNLLNAAQRNILQLLGVDESELDGMLGAAGQEQSPA; this is encoded by the coding sequence ATGCCCTACTCGACGAACCACAAGGCCAAGTCGCGGGAGCGCATCCTGAAGTCGGCCATCGAGCTGTTTAGCCGCAAGGGGTTCGAGAAGGCCTCCATCGGCCAGATCATGAAGCTGGCCAAGATGACCCACGGCGCCTTCTACGCCCACTTTTCCTCGAAAGAAGCGCTCTACCACGCCTCGGTACGTGAAACCCTGGAGAACAGTCGCGCGGCTCGGCTGGTCAAGGGGCCGCTCTCGGTGAAGCACCTGACGGAACTGGTCGCCAACTGCTGGAACCTCCAGGAGCTCGAGCGCAAGTGCAAGCCGGGTCCCGAGACGGTACTGTTCAACGAGATCGGCAACGAGAATGCCGAAGTGCGCACGCTGTTCGAAGCCTCCTACCTGCGCATGAAAAAGATGCTGGAAACCCGCCTCACCGCCCTGAGCCGCCTCAAGAAACTCCCCTTCGAGCCCGACCGCGAGGTCGTTGCAGACAAGGCCCGCGTCATTCTTGCCTCCCTGGTGGGCGCCGTGGCCATCGCCAAGAGCCTGCCCGGCGAGCAGGAGCGTCAGAACCTCCTCAACGCCGCCCAGCGCAATATCCTGCAGTTGCTCGGCGTCGACGAAAGCGAGTTGGACGGCATGCTGGGCGCCGCAGGGCAAGAGCAGAGCCCCGCGTAG
- a CDS encoding beta-ketoacyl-[acyl-carrier-protein] synthase II gives MQSPLVITGMGMISPLGYGVKAGWERLLAGRSGISSINRFDTGELPIKVAGSVPGIEEDPEAGLDPDQVLDAKERRKLELFSLYAMGAAEEALTQANWFPESDADRLSTATIIGSGIGGFPTITQAQNTLSSRGHRRLSPFTVPAFLANLAAGNVSIRYGLRGPLGCPVTACAAGVQAIGDGMRMIRSGEAEVALVGGAEACIDPLSLASFHAMKALSTEQDDPTRASRPFDQARNGFVMGEGAGLLVIETLAHAEARGATPLAILSGYGTSADAHHITAGPEDGAGAAAAIRAALRMAGLSPETIDHINAHATSTPVGDRAEIASLRNAFGGALAGIPISATKSATGHLLGAAGGVESIFSALSVMHDRLPPTLNLENPDEDLRDLDFVSGSARQHATQHVLCNGFGFGGVNAALIVSKV, from the coding sequence ATGCAATCACCGCTCGTCATCACCGGCATGGGCATGATCAGCCCGCTTGGTTACGGCGTCAAGGCAGGCTGGGAGCGGCTGCTCGCCGGCCGCTCCGGCATCTCATCGATCAACCGCTTCGACACCGGCGAGCTGCCGATCAAGGTGGCAGGCTCGGTTCCCGGTATCGAGGAAGACCCGGAAGCCGGCCTCGACCCGGACCAGGTGCTGGATGCCAAGGAGCGTCGTAAGCTGGAGCTGTTCAGCCTCTACGCCATGGGCGCCGCCGAAGAGGCGCTGACCCAGGCCAACTGGTTCCCCGAAAGCGATGCGGACCGGCTGTCGACGGCCACTATCATAGGCTCCGGCATCGGCGGCTTCCCCACCATCACCCAGGCGCAGAACACCCTCTCGTCGCGCGGCCACCGCCGGCTCTCCCCGTTCACCGTGCCGGCCTTCCTGGCCAACCTGGCAGCGGGCAATGTGTCGATTCGCTATGGCTTGCGTGGGCCGCTGGGCTGCCCGGTAACGGCCTGTGCCGCGGGCGTGCAGGCCATCGGCGACGGCATGCGCATGATCCGCAGCGGTGAGGCCGAGGTGGCGCTAGTGGGCGGCGCCGAAGCCTGTATCGACCCGCTCTCGCTGGCCAGCTTCCATGCCATGAAGGCGCTCTCCACCGAGCAGGACGACCCCACCAGGGCGTCCCGCCCCTTCGACCAGGCCCGCAACGGCTTCGTGATGGGAGAAGGCGCGGGGCTGCTGGTGATCGAAACGCTGGCCCACGCCGAAGCACGCGGGGCAACGCCGCTGGCCATTCTCAGCGGCTACGGCACCAGTGCGGACGCCCACCATATCACCGCCGGCCCGGAAGACGGCGCTGGTGCCGCGGCGGCCATTCGCGCCGCCCTGAGAATGGCGGGCCTATCGCCCGAGACGATCGACCACATCAATGCCCACGCCACCTCGACGCCGGTGGGCGACCGGGCCGAGATCGCGTCGCTGCGCAACGCCTTTGGCGGCGCCCTCGCCGGCATCCCGATCTCCGCGACCAAGTCGGCCACCGGCCATCTGCTGGGGGCCGCCGGCGGGGTGGAGAGCATCTTCTCCGCCCTTTCGGTCATGCACGACCGCCTGCCCCCGACCCTGAACCTGGAAAACCCCGACGAGGATCTGCGCGACCTGGATTTCGTCTCGGGCTCGGCACGCCAACACGCGACTCAGCACGTGCTGTGCAACGGCTTTGGCTTCGGCGGGGTGAATGCGGCGCTGATCGTCAGTAAGGTGTAG
- a CDS encoding GGDEF domain-containing protein, with protein MRVSEPSSTRAKLTLKRPHRLALATLPPRTFAFCHTFGLTVWIGLVEGSGWKLILPGLLLLLWPAVAYAHAALARDSKRAEFRNLYLDSLLFGIWCGVLDYYLWATLFIALACFMNNMVVGGPRRMAASVALFASGALGWGVLTGFEFRPYVSMGLDIYQVTGAVIYMLAIANVMYGQNRKIGRSITEIKYQNRVFHALLDLGEVANRAPNINTLLDDSLKHLHADFPEYGFAVFLQERNRPEVTRYEAKAGLRLEDERRLRSRIARLHEQDGGIIKLNEQPDGEQLYATSMAGRLSLYEGWLVVRAPRLDAALERVLTLFVDQLAAATENKLLHLALQRAAQRDGLTGLYNRGFFESALQQSIQGKMQQPGLDFAVLMMDVDGLKEVNDQYGHLVGDQLITTVAERLQMQCREGDILARYGGDEFVILFPSADLSAPTRLADLIRSHLEGQHCVLATAEGQSVEVTLRLSLGSASSSEVPAQAVLTLADNRMYDDKTRRRKRSVLG; from the coding sequence ATGCGCGTTTCCGAACCATCCTCGACCCGGGCGAAACTCACCTTGAAACGCCCCCATCGGCTCGCCCTGGCGACGCTGCCGCCGCGCACCTTCGCCTTCTGCCACACCTTCGGGCTCACGGTGTGGATCGGCTTGGTCGAGGGCAGCGGCTGGAAGCTGATATTGCCTGGCCTGCTGCTGCTGCTATGGCCGGCGGTGGCCTATGCGCATGCCGCCCTGGCCCGCGACTCCAAACGCGCCGAGTTCAGGAATCTCTATTTAGACAGCCTACTGTTCGGCATCTGGTGCGGCGTACTGGACTATTACCTGTGGGCCACGCTGTTCATCGCCCTTGCCTGCTTCATGAACAACATGGTGGTCGGCGGCCCGCGGCGCATGGCCGCCTCGGTGGCGCTGTTCGCCAGCGGGGCCTTGGGCTGGGGCGTATTGACGGGGTTCGAGTTTCGCCCGTATGTCAGCATGGGGCTCGACATCTACCAGGTAACCGGCGCAGTGATCTATATGCTGGCGATTGCCAACGTGATGTACGGCCAGAATCGCAAGATCGGCCGCAGCATTACCGAGATCAAATACCAGAATCGGGTCTTTCACGCCCTCCTCGACCTCGGCGAAGTGGCCAACCGCGCGCCGAACATCAATACCCTGCTCGATGACTCCTTGAAGCATCTGCATGCCGACTTTCCGGAGTATGGATTTGCGGTGTTCCTTCAGGAGCGTAACCGCCCCGAGGTGACGCGCTACGAGGCCAAGGCAGGCCTGCGCCTCGAAGACGAGCGTCGCCTGCGCAGCAGGATCGCAAGGCTGCATGAGCAGGATGGCGGCATCATCAAGCTCAACGAGCAACCCGATGGCGAGCAGCTCTACGCGACCTCCATGGCAGGACGGCTCAGCCTCTACGAGGGCTGGCTGGTGGTGCGCGCCCCGCGGCTGGATGCAGCCCTGGAGCGCGTGCTGACGCTGTTCGTCGACCAGCTGGCCGCGGCGACCGAGAACAAGCTGCTGCACCTCGCGCTCCAGCGTGCAGCGCAGCGCGACGGCCTCACCGGGCTATACAACCGCGGCTTCTTCGAGTCGGCGCTACAGCAGAGCATCCAGGGCAAGATGCAGCAGCCAGGACTGGATTTCGCGGTACTGATGATGGACGTCGACGGGCTCAAGGAGGTCAACGACCAGTACGGCCATCTGGTTGGTGACCAGCTCATCACCACCGTCGCCGAACGCCTGCAGATGCAGTGCCGGGAGGGCGATATCCTGGCCCGCTACGGGGGTGACGAGTTCGTGATCCTGTTTCCATCCGCGGACCTGTCGGCACCGACACGCCTGGCTGATTTGATCCGCTCGCACCTGGAGGGCCAGCACTGCGTCCTCGCCACCGCCGAGGGTCAGAGCGTCGAGGTGACGCTGCGCTTGAGCCTGGGCAGCGCTAGCTCCAGCGAGGTGCCCGCTCAAGCGGTGCTTACCCTCGCAGACAACCGCATGTACGACGACAAGACCCGGCGCCGCAAGCGCAGCGTGCTCGGCTGA
- a CDS encoding glutathione S-transferase — protein MSELIVTTFDWVPETPRGYVRDLRLCWALEEAGLPYRVEGVPFHSRDTEHFSHQPFGQVPWLTDGDISIFESGAILLYLGERSEVLMPVDPHRRLEVIEWLFAALNSVEMASLPWSLFHFAGDTHVTPGKQTLDNFLASRLQHLESVLAKREWLAGTFSIADIAMADVLRLVDRFDGLAQSPTCRAYISRATARPAFVKAHADQLAFYAAAD, from the coding sequence TTGGGTTCCCGAGACGCCGCGCGGCTATGTACGCGACCTGAGGCTGTGCTGGGCGCTGGAGGAGGCCGGGTTGCCCTATCGGGTAGAGGGCGTGCCGTTTCACTCCCGGGATACCGAGCATTTTTCCCACCAGCCCTTCGGCCAGGTGCCGTGGCTGACCGATGGCGATATCTCTATCTTCGAGAGCGGCGCGATCCTGCTGTATCTGGGCGAGCGCAGCGAGGTTCTGATGCCTGTTGACCCGCATCGTCGTCTCGAGGTCATCGAGTGGCTGTTCGCCGCGCTCAACTCCGTCGAGATGGCGAGTCTGCCGTGGTCGCTGTTCCACTTCGCTGGCGATACCCACGTTACGCCAGGCAAGCAGACGCTGGACAATTTCCTTGCCTCCCGGCTGCAGCATCTCGAGTCGGTCCTGGCGAAGCGTGAATGGCTGGCCGGGACGTTCTCCATCGCCGATATCGCCATGGCAGACGTGCTGCGCCTCGTTGATCGGTTCGACGGGCTTGCGCAGTCTCCCACCTGCCGAGCGTACATATCGCGGGCCACGGCTCGCCCGGCCTTCGTCAAGGCCCATGCAGATCAGTTGGCATTTTACGCCGCGGCGGATTGA